The DNA window GAGGGGCGGGGCATTGGCTTCCATAACAAGATACGTGCCTATGCTCTTCAGGACAAGGGGTTGGATACCGTAGAGGCCAATGTTTCACTGGGGTTTGAGCCGGACCAACGAGACTACGGTATTGGCGCCCAGATAATGGCTGACCTTGGATTGCATGAAATCCGGCTACTCACCAACAACCCCAAGAAGACAATAGGCCTGGAGAGTTACGGCCTGAAGGTGGTGGAGACGGTACCGATTATCAGTGAACCGAACCCGCATAATCTGCACTACCTGGAGACCAAGCAGAAGAAACTGGGTCACCATCTGGGGGTGCTCCAGGGAGAAGATGAGCAAACGTAAGTGATCAAAGGATACCTTGAACCGTTGTCCCCTTCTTCCCGCCGGGGAGAACGATGGGAGCGAGGGATCGAGAAACATTCTGCTGATAAGGAGGAAATAGTGAGCAAGCTCTTTGAAGGTATGCTGCTGGGAAAGGGGTTGAAGATTGGGGTGGTTGCCTCACGTTTTAATGAGTTCATCACCGGGAAACTGCTTGAAGGGGCGAAGGATGCGCTGCTTCGGCACGGCGTTATTGAGGATGACATAGACACTGCCTGGGTGCCAGGGTCATTTGAGATTCCGCTGGTGGCTCAGAAGCTGGCCCGGACCAAGAGGTATGATGCCATTGTCTGCCTGGGTGCCGTGGTCCGTGGGGCGACACCTCACTTCGAGTACATTGCCGCCGAGGTGACCAAGGGCATCGCCAAGACAAGTCTGGAGGAAGGACTGCCGATTAGCTACGGTGTAATTACGGCAGACACCCTCGAGCAGGCGATTGAGCGGGCTGGCACCAAGGCTGGCAACAAGGGTTTCGACGCCGCAGTAGACGCCATTGAGATGGCCAATCTGCTCAAGAACATAGGCTGAAGCGTACCGGTTCGTTCCGGACCGGCCTAGTCGGTAACTTTGTAGACGGTATCGCCTCTTCTCACCCTGTCAGGCACCTTGATGCCAATAGCATCTCCCGTCTTGGCCTGTAGCACATTGACGTTGTCGATTTGCATGGAGTCGGCGACGAACTCGATGTCAGTGGTGTGCCCCTTGATATGGAGCTGGTCGCCTGCCTTGATGGTTCCTGTTAACTCAATGCCGGCGACTACCGGTCTGGCAAAGAAATCGCTGACCTTCCCGACTTCTTCCTCAGGCATCAGAATATCCTCCTTTCGTTTTGCCCACAGTATATGCCATCCGGATGAGGCAAATCAAGGCTTGCGTGTTGCAATTATAAGACTCTTACACAGGTAAGCTTGCTCTCGTTCAGACAGAAGGGTGACACAACAGAGTGAGGTGTCGTGGTCATTGCCCAACGCACCACCCTACCTGCAGGTAGAAGGAGTTTTCTTCACATCAAAGCTTTGACATAGGTATCCGCCGTCCAATATAATTGGGCAGACCCGATTTCTGGAGGACATGGTCTTGGCCGAGGAAGAAGGAACCCTGATAACTACCGAGGAGCAGGCAGCGGAAGTGGAGCGCCTCAAGAAGCGGCTTAGCATGCTGGACCAGCGCCTGGATAGTATCGACTCGATGGTTACTGCCGTCGCCGAACGTGTGATGAATCGGCCGATTACCCTCAACATAGTCTGCCCTCATTGTGGAAAGAATGTAGAGATTGACATCATCGGCAACGAGAAGCCCGTCCGCTGACCGGGCCAGGAAACGGGCACATCTATTTTCCTCCATTTGTGGTTGTTTACCCATCTCATTTTATCTAACTAACGTCTATCCCGTAGCCTGTCCGGACCATTGATGCTCTCAAAGAAAGAAAAGACGATATGCCTGAGCTATTAATCATCATCCTGTACTTTCTGGTGGTGGTGGCTGTTGGGTTACATAATCGCAGAAAAGTAAGCAGTATAGACGGCTTCATTGTTGCTGACAGAAAAGGCTCTTCTCTGTTCATCACCGGGTCACTATTAGCCACTATTGTCGGTGGCTCGGCCACGATAGGAATGGCCGGTCTGGGGTTCAGTCGTGGATTAACCGGCAGCTGGTGGTTGCTGGTGGGCACTGCCGGACTGGTTGTCCTCGGCATATTCTTTGCTAAAAAGGTGAGAAACTATGCTCTGTACACCATTCCTGAGCTTATCGAAAAGCAATACGATAGTCGGGTAGCCTTAGCTGGTTCTATACTTATAGTAGTCTCCTGGGTAGGTATTATCGCCGGGCAGATTGTCGCTGCTGGAAAGATAATGAGCGTCCTTGGCATTGGTACCCCACTAATGTGGATGGTCGTTTTCTCCATCGTCTTTATTGCCTATACCATACTTGGTGGTCAGCGGGCCATCATCCGTACCGATACCTTGCAGGCATCCATAATCTTCATAGGAGTATTCGCCAGTCTGGGATTCATACTGAATCAGGTTGGTGGTTTTGACGGGCTGCGGGCAAGCCTCTCGGCGGATAGATTCGCCTTCCCGCTTAGCTCTGAGTTCGATGCTTACGAACTCGTCAAGCTGCTTCTCCTCGTTGGTCTGACCTATGTGGTCGGACCGGATATGTACAGTCGCCTTTTCTGTGCGCGGGACGGTAATGTCGCTCGCAAATCGACTTTCTATGCAGCAGGTATGCTTGTTCCCTTTGCTTTCGGTATCGCATTAATAGGTATGGGAGCGGCCGCCCTGTTCCCCGAGATTGCTGCTGAGCAGGCCTTCCCTACGGTGATAAAGGAGGTGCTACCGCCGTTTGCCGGTGGCATTGTCCTGGCGGCTCTGCTCTGTGCCGTGATGTCTTCGGCAGATACCTGCCTGCTGAGCGCCAGTACTATACTGACGCTGGATATCATCAAGAAGTTCAGGGCCTCGTCTGGTGAAGATAGCATTCTATCCCTATCGCGCTGGATGATACTGGTTGTCGGTATTGTGTCAATGGTCCTTGCCTGGAAACTGGGTGGAGTGATAAGTTCACTCCTGTTTGCCTATACGGTATATACCGCTGGCCTGATTATGCCGGTCATTTTCGGTTTTTATAGGGCGAAGTTGAAGGTAACGTCAACCGGAGCGCTGGCGGCGATGTTTTGTGGTGGAACTGC is part of the Dehalococcoidales bacterium genome and encodes:
- the ribE gene encoding 6,7-dimethyl-8-ribityllumazine synthase is translated as MSKLFEGMLLGKGLKIGVVASRFNEFITGKLLEGAKDALLRHGVIEDDIDTAWVPGSFEIPLVAQKLARTKRYDAIVCLGAVVRGATPHFEYIAAEVTKGIAKTSLEEGLPISYGVITADTLEQAIERAGTKAGNKGFDAAVDAIEMANLLKNIG
- a CDS encoding translation elongation factor-like protein encodes the protein MPEEEVGKVSDFFARPVVAGIELTGTIKAGDQLHIKGHTTDIEFVADSMQIDNVNVLQAKTGDAIGIKVPDRVRRGDTVYKVTD
- a CDS encoding sodium:solute symporter family protein encodes the protein MPELLIIILYFLVVVAVGLHNRRKVSSIDGFIVADRKGSSLFITGSLLATIVGGSATIGMAGLGFSRGLTGSWWLLVGTAGLVVLGIFFAKKVRNYALYTIPELIEKQYDSRVALAGSILIVVSWVGIIAGQIVAAGKIMSVLGIGTPLMWMVVFSIVFIAYTILGGQRAIIRTDTLQASIIFIGVFASLGFILNQVGGFDGLRASLSADRFAFPLSSEFDAYELVKLLLLVGLTYVVGPDMYSRLFCARDGNVARKSTFYAAGMLVPFAFGIALIGMGAAALFPEIAAEQAFPTVIKEVLPPFAGGIVLAALLCAVMSSADTCLLSASTILTLDIIKKFRASSGEDSILSLSRWMILVVGIVSMVLAWKLGGVISSLLFAYTVYTAGLIMPVIFGFYRAKLKVTSTGALAAMFCGGTAAVVSKIADIQYLDLGSLLISVLVLFGVSLVDNWLKPRRLSHMSLD